In the Pontibacillus sp. HMF3514 genome, AAGTCCTTTTGAATCGTACTGAGTGAGTTTGATATGTAATTGAATGTCTCAGCTACAGAGGCTCCACGCTGACGGACAACAGAGCGAGCACCTGCATCCTGTGGGTTATCTGATAAATCTTGAAGAGCATTCGAAAAACGATCCATCGTTTTTGATAACCCTTGTTCAGTTGGCTCATTCATGATTTCTTCCATCTTATTAATAGCATTGGTTAATGAATCAAAATACCCCTGTTTACTGTTTTCGCCTCGAAATTGCACGTCAAGAAATTCCTCACGTACACGCTGAACTGAACCTGCTTGCACACCTGAACCTACTTGACCTGGAATCTCAGGACGATTTCGTGATGAAGGCGGGAATGGGGCGGTTTGCTCAAAGTTAACACGCTGCCGTGAATACCCCGGTGTATTCGCATTGGATATGTTATGTCCTGTTGTTTGTAACGCTGATTGTTGAGTGAACAACGCTCTCTTCGCTACCTCTAAACCATTAAATGTTGATGACATGGTTGAATTCCCCTCTCGTTAGGCTTTGGAGTCAAATACAGACCGCCGATTCCCGCTATCACTTTGCTTTTTATTAGGTCGCCCATAATTCAAATTTTTCATGGACGGTTGAATCATATCTAAAGACATATCAATAAATTGTAACGATTGTTGAGTGAGCTCTTGGTTCAGCTTCTCTTGCTGCTTTAAATCAGCAAGGATTATGACTAATCGTTCAAATTGTTCTTGTAAAGCTTGTCTTTCTTGATCACTCGTGATGTTTTCAAGCATTATCGTAATGGTTTGTTCCTCTCCATTAACCCCTTGATTCGCAAACCACTCTGAAACTAGCTGCTCACGCTTTGTCTCCAGCTGACCGATAGCTTGAACATGCTTACGCTCTTTTACAATAATCGCTTGAAGCTCCTCAGTATTCCCCTTCTTAAGAGCTTCTGTTTTTTCTTGAGATAATGTCAATAAGCTTTGATGCAAGGAACAAAGCTTATCCATTAATTCTGTAATAGGTTGAGTGGACATGAATCATGCCCTCCTTTAGCGGTTCGTCCAGAAGTCTATCATTTTCTCAGCTGTCTTATTGGCATCAACTTGGTATTCTCCAGCATCAACCTTATTTTTAATTTCCTCAATATGCTCTTTTCGTGCTGCTTGAGCCTTGTTCATCTCCTGCATTTGCTTCGCTTTGTTGGAGATTTCTACTTTATCTTTAAGTGAATTTGTATTTTGGTTCTCTTGTTGCTTTTGAATTTGCTTTTTGTAAGGGTTGAAATTCGTTTGGTTAGGACCATGAATTTTCATTTCAGTCACCTCTTTCCCTTTTTAAACGCCGCAACTACATCTACCCGTAATATCGGCAGGGAAAAGAAATGTTTAAGACTTTCCTTTAAAATTCCCTACTGAATAATAGGTGTGACTTCTGTCACGGCTAGTTTTTTGTTGAACTTCTTCTATATTCTTTTCTCTTTCAAGGTCGTTTTGAATGCCTGAAGCACAGCTACTGCAGATTTTCCCTTCTTGTATCGGCGCCCCACACTTTTCACAATCATACGTTAGGTTTGGAAAGTCCCCTGCACGCAAGCGTTTTTCTTTTACAAACTTCAGTACAAGATCCTTCTCAACACCTGTTGCTTCTACAACCTCATCAATGGATGATGTGCGATTTTTCTTTTTACTTATGAATTTATAGACCAAATCATAAGCATCCTCTTCTTTTTTATAACATGCGTCACAAATGCTCTTTACACTTTTCACGAATAAAGCGTTACAACGCGGGCAATTTGCTAACTCTCCCACTTTAGTCTCCCCCTTAATTCATCTTTATCTATTATATCGTCAAAAGAATCGAATAAAAAAGGGGGCTCTAAGAATTAAGGTTACCCTCGAACAAGTGTAAAAGAATAAACCTCTGGTGCACCACTTGATTTAAGTACCTCGGCAGCATGATGTAGTGTGCGGCCTGTTGTGTAAATATCATCAATTAATACGATAGTGCTACGCTGAGGCTTCTCAATTTGAAAAGGATTAGCGGAAGTCATCCTCTCTTTTCGAGACTTTTTTGATTGCTTTTCAGTGTGGATACGTTTAATTGCATTTTCTGATGGAGCGTTAACAAAACTAGCAATAGCTTCAGCTTGATTGAA is a window encoding:
- a CDS encoding ComF family protein; the protein is MQEVISKWKYRGDYVLAELFREEVQQRFEEAFSDLDGLIVVPIPLSEERLQERGFNQAEAIASFVNAPSENAIKRIHTEKQSKKSRKERMTSANPFQIEKPQRSTIVLIDDIYTTGRTLHHAAEVLKSSGAPEVYSFTLVRG
- a CDS encoding TIGR03826 family flagellar region protein — translated: MGELANCPRCNALFVKSVKSICDACYKKEEDAYDLVYKFISKKKNRTSSIDEVVEATGVEKDLVLKFVKEKRLRAGDFPNLTYDCEKCGAPIQEGKICSSCASGIQNDLEREKNIEEVQQKTSRDRSHTYYSVGNFKGKS
- the flgM gene encoding flagellar biosynthesis anti-sigma factor FlgM, which translates into the protein MKIHGPNQTNFNPYKKQIQKQQENQNTNSLKDKVEISNKAKQMQEMNKAQAARKEHIEEIKNKVDAGEYQVDANKTAEKMIDFWTNR
- a CDS encoding flagellar protein FlgN, with protein sequence MSTQPITELMDKLCSLHQSLLTLSQEKTEALKKGNTEELQAIIVKERKHVQAIGQLETKREQLVSEWFANQGVNGEEQTITIMLENITSDQERQALQEQFERLVIILADLKQQEKLNQELTQQSLQFIDMSLDMIQPSMKNLNYGRPNKKQSDSGNRRSVFDSKA